The sequence aaaaGAGAATGTGGAGTTTAGGTGTGACAGCAATAATGGTGGCAGTAGAGTTCTTTGAGGTGGGCTTAACAACTCTAAGCAAAGCAGCCATGAGAAAAGGGATGAGTAACTTTGTTTTCATTGTGTACTCTAACGCCCTCGCTATCTTGTTCCTTCTTTCATCATCTCTCATCTTTTACAGGTtcacttatatatatagttaatcATCTTTTTTGTACTAATTCATCAATTCTAACAATTACCAAGGCTTTTTTGAGACCCTGAATCCTCTAGTTACTCCATTTGATTTACAGAAAAAGAACTTGTCCTCGACTTACATTCTCCATCTTTTGTAGAATGTTCCTCCTGGGTGTGCTCAGGTATACTCGTTTAATATGCTGAGGCTGGTGATATACTGATATGATAGGAACATATATGCACGTGTGCCTATGTGCGCATTTATGTGACTTTGAAATGTGTTCTTTTTTAGTTGCTGTGTGCAGTCGTTTATGTATTTTGGGATAGGGTACAGCTCTCCCACTTTAGCCTCAGCCATGACTGATCTAACTCCAGCATTTACTTTCATTCTTGCCATCTTATCCCGGTTAGTCtcctatatttttatatattagaaaaattattagatgTTCAAGAGTATTCATACCAATAAATGTaagtaatttaatataaaaatataacataagCTTATAAATTAATATGAGAAAGTTCATTCTAGTATTAGCTGTTTTGAATTTATTGGTGTGAACTGTGAAGTACCATGTTATCTATATTCCATGAGTATCTAatatttactcttgtttttgGTGCTAAAATACTTGTAGGTTAGTTTTTAAGATTCACTTATCTAGGTACAattataagagcatccacagcagtggagctaaaaatttagtaatttagctctactaaaagttactttatctattttacctacacacatacTGCAGCAGttgatctattttagctttcaacacaataaaataatataaacatcacaataaaataatatatctaccacaataaaataatacatctcactacaataaaatcaccacaataaaaaggtaatgtgaatacaaaataaaaaattaattttttttagctctcatgaacagtgcacatctatctatagatgtgccctgtagcaatgagctaaaaaaatatagatttagctccactgctgcatgcttctttttagtgttttgatggagctaaaatagctatatagctatttagctccactgctacaAATGCTCTAATTCTGTTAACTTTTAGAATATAAACAAGCCAACTTTAAGCAAAAAGCTAATCCAAACTGACACAGCGACCAAGCTTAAAGCTTTGTAGTTGCTATATACCAAACTATGCAACAGATATCCAAATTAACTATAAAATGCTTCAAACATAAGATATAATATTgaaattctcaattttcttttgcaaaCTTATTTAAGAATTGAATCAAATGTGCTTTTAGAATGGAAAAGCTAGACTTTAGACTCAGAAGCAGCCTGGCCAAGTCTATTGGTACCATGGTCTCAATTGCAGGGGCATTAATGGTGACATTGTACAAAGGACCGCCAATCACATTTGCTGCATCACCACATAATTTACATCATGAGCTTCATGCATCAGTTCAATCTCACTGGCTCATTGGAGGCCTTCTCCTAGTAGCTGCATGCTTTTGTTTTGCACTTTTGTTAATTGTTCAGGTATAATCCTTGCAGCCATTATGTgtcattaaaaataaacaaaaaccctgaaaattgaaactttttttttttgttttttcatatacAAAGACCTGGATCATGAAGGACTACCCTGCAGTGCTGATGCAAACACTCATTTGTTGCATTATTGTGACCATCCAAATTACCACAGTCTCTTTGGTTGCGGAGAAAGACCTGAATGCTTGGCGACTAAGGACTGATATTGAGTTGATAGCTATAGGGTACTCGGTAAGAGCATAGAGAAGTCCCAAACTTTGCTCTAGGACTAAAGTTTTGCTCTTTCTTTATACTTCATTTCTAAGTTTGTAATGACCTTGCTTGTTCCTCTATCTCTAGGCACTCTTTGGTATAGCAATTCGAAGTGTTGTTCACACATGGGCATGTAACAATAAGGGGCCTGTTTATGTCTCATTGTTTAAGCCCCTTGGAATTGTCATTGCACTTGTCATGGGGGTTGCTTTTCTTGGGGATACTCTTTATCTTGGAAGGTACGTATTATACTCAAATCTGTTTGTCATTTCTTAGATGGGTATGTTTAGAATTGTCAGTTCTTCAAAGGACTTAACTTTTAGGCGTTTGGATCAATGATCATGAAATCCTTAAAAGCAAAATACACAAGCCCTATAAACTATTGTATTACCGGTCACAAAAAGGGTGTCCTTAAAAGCAAAATACGAAAGCCCTATAATCTCATGTATTACAATAATCACAAAAAGGTAATTCATTTTGAgatgaataaaaattatgacactaacaaaaaaaaaaaaaattgcatcacgcGTGCGATAAGGTTAGTATTTATTATGTTGCTAAAGTGGCACAAATTATATTTATGTCATGTCactatataagttttttataaaaaaaattgttagtagTTTTAACAGTAGTTAGTAATGTACTGGATAATATATGTACGGTACAAGATGTTTATGTGTTTCATTCAACTCCagatttttaaaagtaaattgCAAAAGTACgggtaaaaaattgaaatgaaaaaactgcaaatagagaaaaaaatttcaagattatAATAGAAACATGAAAACGTTGatgtttaatataaataataaaacaaagaactaaaatattaattttgataatttaatttttatatataatgatacattttaacaaaataagcgatatactcttaataataaaaaattaaagtttagtAAAGTTGAAGTATTTTTGTACAAGTATGATATGGGAAATGTTTCATatgtttaattattgaaaaagtgTATTTTTATGTAGCTGTATACCTAGTCTCACACCGGGAACATATTGAGttgattcaaattttttaacaaatctagCTAGAATTTTTCCTTAGGTCATTAAACGTTACTATGGCTCTAACATTTTCTAAGAGAATAATTACATCATGATTCAATAACATGTAATGTTTGTTCTGCAGTGTGGTTGGAGCTGCTGTAATAGCTACTGGGTTTTATTCTGTGGTATGGGGAAAAGCCCAAGAAGAGAAGAGGGTGGAGGATACAAGAATTTCTGACCTTGGGTCATTCGCTTCTAAAGTCCCACTTCTTCAGAACAAAAGCATGAGAATTTAGAAGAtatgcaaccaaaaaaaagtgaTTGGGAAAGTACTGTGAAGTCATTATTTGACATACCATGTCAATTTTGAGATCAGTTGTTTAAATTAAAGTGGAAGGAGGATATCATGCATGACTTCATAGCTTAAGATAAGATTGAATATGGACTCTCTAATATGAGATGCCAAATCGGTCTTGAAGATGATAAATCAATTCTGAAGAAGGGACAAAAGTCTCTTGATTACATCTCtagcttttcttttaaaaaatgcttAGAGGTTCAAACACAatgacaaagaaagaaataatttttatataaaatttgtttgtgtATACATAATCAATCTATATCAATCTAGTGAGTTTTAGTTAcctcaattagtaaagtctttAACGATTGAATATGAGATCTAAGGTTCAATTTTTGCCTACttaaaaaactgattagtgtcttagtctgatgatatagagtacaataataaaaaataggcgtcatagattgaaactctataaaaaaaaaaaatttatatcaatctataatttatatatatctaaaagatGAAAGAtagcatttattgttattaCACTTTTATTGTGCCACATCATTCACTATTTTTGACACTTTCTCTCACCTTATAATTACACTTCTTCCAAcattttccattcatttttacatttttatatccCCACTACTCTATACCTTACCCTAACAACTCTTTcatcccttcatcttccttttatttgGACACTTCGTTTCccaattttatttactataataatttgctattttcttttttattcggTCCATATTTTGCccacataaaaattaaataccctctctctctctctctctatatatatattcttttggtggatttttatttctttattgtatctttgatgaatttttgtgttgaACTTTAATTTGGTTTGATGCAATTTGGTTATGTTTTAATTTgttaccttttttcttttcttctctttaattGGTAGATGAATTCCTATGGCATTATATAACATATAATGATATAATGTTATTCAATTATGTATCATGTCTTGGATAATTTTGGTGTTTACAACTATacattttttagttattttttagatattttagaagtgagaatttgagactttatatcaaaatacaatctaCACATCTATgactatgtatttgaatgtgtctttcaattatttgagtaatatcaattctaaatttgtgatgagatttaattattatgataatttcttTAAGAGTGAAAAATTTGAACCATTATtttgtaacttaaaaaattttagatgtACCCAAAAAATAGGAAAACATAACACACTATACCAAAAGTTTGAAGAATATAGACCACTtccaaaaagaataatatcaatcaaacacacccaagtttctcaaaaaaaaaaaaaaaaaaacagccaacataatagaatgatatatttgtagagatagcGAAATGGAAAatacttttagaaatagtttaatttataaGGACAACAAATTGTCTTCagtaaattttagaaaataaagtaTACATTATTCcacattacaaaataattatatatttccaCGTATCGTGGGAGACTATGACtagtatattataaaagttggtTCCCCAAACTAGTAGATGCATTCTACGATGACATGTATTCATTTTCAAAGCATTTTGCAATAATATGTGGCAACTTCCTACATCTTTCTCTCACTcgttattttacaatttttagatttagggATTTTACCTCAAGATCCGAAGTTGTAAAATAATCCCTATTCTCTCTCTTGTGGGTTTGGTGGCTGTTGgtgagatttttctttattattgtttaccctctattatttttcttcatttggaATGCCCAgtcatacttttttcacattatgtGATATGTCACCTAAGCATCCAATCATCCTTGACATTTCCATACGCTATTGGGAATCATTGCAATAAATTAGCATAGAATTCAATCATTTTAGTCCTCCTATGTGAGTCCAAATGCATTCAATTTCTAAGTTTTATTCGGTAAAAAAGGCACAAACTAGAGGTGGGTTAAGAATTCCAGCAACTTTGGTATTGCacttttggaaaaagaaagatgGGTCACTGGGTGAAATCAGGGCGGTCGATATCGTACCGGTACCAATCATACCAACCAGTGCACCGGTAtcggtacacttctattttgtaccggaaaaaataccggccgtatcggccgcgtaccggccaatttcgggcaatactgGTCAgtacagaaatttttttttttttttttttttagttttgtaatttttgaatttttgtaaaggcataatggtaacttatttacattaatttattagtattatttattttcttagtatgcaatgaacaactaagctttctattttttatattgtgttttttttttttcccttttaattgatactaaagtctaaaactatgaataatttgttctgaattgaggtaatgttttatgataaacttttatatttattataatataagtgaaatattatatgcttataaacatggttctagagattttggtgtgtgtatataatatatatatatatatatatatatatatatatataaaatagcggtaaacccgaaacggtacactggtattgaccggtatccaaaatatattgtaccggtggccaaaccggtacagcctctagtacggtattgacttccttgagtGAAATACAGGTTTGTTCGAAGTAATGATGTCCGTCTCGCATGTGAATGTAAATATGGAAACTTCCtaatgcttttatatatatatatatatatatatatatatatatatatatatatatatatatatattctttatatttattttgggtattaatgatacttttttttttttaagaagagtgagacttattttttaaattataaaatatcattattttgaCAATTACAAACTTATAATTACATTTGTTTCAATTACTTAAACATACAATGTCTATTCCTCCTCCCCAACCTTTTCATCACCTTCATCACCCCCACCTTATTGGTAATAAGTTTTTTCCCTTCttcatattttcatatttaaatatgtTCTCTCTTTGTCACTCTTTAGCAGCTAGCCCAAAAATTGCATTAGGTTTCAGCTGTAAATTTATGTTTCTAATTTACACTATCTCCTCTtattctctgatttttttttttgattccatTTCATTCTACAGATTATTGTCTTTTCCCTTCttcatattttcatatttaaatatgtTCTCTCTTTGTCACTCTTTAGCAGCTAGCCCAAAAATTGCATTAGGTTTCAGCTGTAAATTTATGTTTCTAATTTACACTATCTCCTCTtattctctgatttttttttttgattccatTTCATTCTACAGATTattgtctttatatatatatatatatatatatatatatatatatatatatatatatatataatttatactaaCTATTGGTTTTTCTTGAATTGCTTAAAAATGATTGTTAGTATTATTTTGAGATTAATGCCAATGTTTTATATTTGTTGCGTTGGGATTGGTATACTCCATATTAATCTTAATGTGTTTCGAATGTTTAGATTTTGATTTGTGGATGATATTCAGTTTCATCTCTATTAGAGGTAcctttctcttcctctctctaaTGTTATTCTCCTATTTATTTTACTGCTTTTCGTTTCACAAATTGCTCTCTATGTATATAGAATTTATGccaaatattgattttttttttttaaattgcttaaacatggttgttattattttaaggTTGATTCcaatgtttttaaatttttgtgtttgtattggCGTACTCCAAGTTAATCTTGATGcgtcaaaattttaattagtgggtgttattcaattttattattccATATAATTTATGCCCAGTGCAATTTAGAgtgtaaataaaattttctaaggTTTGTGTTAAGGTCTTTATAATTGAGAATGTGGGGATAAGATACTCAGGATAAGGGTATTGGGCCATGAGCCACACCTGAGGATGCCAAAGAGCCCGAGGATAAACAAGTATTAATAAGGGCAAGTAGATTATTGGGTCGAGGACGAGAGCTAGTCACAACAAGTAGGTGATGCTGTTCGAGGATGCAAACTTCCTCGGGAAACAGAGTGGAAGCTTGAGG comes from Castanea sativa cultivar Marrone di Chiusa Pesio chromosome 3, ASM4071231v1 and encodes:
- the LOC142629463 gene encoding WAT1-related protein At3g28050-like, coding for MWSLGVTAIMVAVEFFEVGLTTLSKAAMRKGMSNFVFIVYSNALAILFLLSSSLIFYRKRTCPRLTFSIFCRMFLLGVLSCCVQSFMYFGIGYSSPTLASAMTDLTPAFTFILAILSRMEKLDFRLRSSLAKSIGTMVSIAGALMVTLYKGPPITFAASPHNLHHELHASVQSHWLIGGLLLVAACFCFALLLIVQTWIMKDYPAVLMQTLICCIIVTIQITTVSLVAEKDLNAWRLRTDIELIAIGYSALFGIAIRSVVHTWACNNKGPVYVSLFKPLGIVIALVMGVAFLGDTLYLGSVVGAAVIATGFYSVVWGKAQEEKRVEDTRISDLGSFASKVPLLQNKSMRI